One region of Faecalibacter bovis genomic DNA includes:
- a CDS encoding bestrophin family protein, which produces MLLNTKIPFTYIIKKIKIELIYVVVIAIIVKFLASQFRDYIPEMPLSIPAFIGTAISVILSFKLNQSYDRWWEARKVWGAIVNDSRTLVLYLQSFLSDDNKDDIRKITYRQIAWCYSLGQNLRGLNPLENTENLIDENERNHLSNHQNKPLGILQLNTLHLAELKNKNQLSEFNHVQLSNILSRFSDSMGMAERIKNTVFPMTYRMLLHFMIYIFVITLSLALGEINSVFELPLLIVVSSTFLLLEKTATHMQDPFENRPSDIPVTSIATTIDINLKQLINEQEQVPSPYKPKDFYSL; this is translated from the coding sequence ATGCTTTTAAATACTAAAATTCCGTTTACTTACATTATCAAAAAGATTAAAATTGAATTAATCTATGTTGTAGTAATTGCTATTATAGTAAAATTTCTTGCCAGTCAATTCAGAGATTATATTCCTGAAATGCCCTTATCTATCCCAGCGTTTATTGGTACTGCCATTTCTGTAATTTTATCATTCAAATTAAACCAATCTTATGACAGATGGTGGGAAGCTCGTAAAGTTTGGGGAGCCATTGTAAACGATAGTAGAACTTTGGTTTTGTACTTACAATCTTTTTTATCGGATGATAATAAAGATGATATTAGAAAAATAACTTACAGACAAATTGCTTGGTGTTATTCGTTAGGACAGAATTTAAGAGGATTAAATCCTTTAGAAAACACTGAAAATTTGATTGATGAAAATGAAAGAAACCACTTATCAAATCATCAAAACAAACCATTAGGTATTTTACAATTAAATACTTTGCATTTAGCTGAACTGAAAAATAAGAATCAATTATCTGAATTTAACCATGTACAATTATCAAATATTTTGAGCAGATTTTCAGATTCTATGGGAATGGCAGAACGCATCAAAAACACAGTTTTCCCTATGACTTATCGTATGTTACTGCATTTTATGATATATATTTTCGTAATTACTTTATCATTAGCACTTGGTGAGATAAATAGTGTTTTTGAACTTCCTTTATTAATTGTAGTTTCTTCAACATTTTTATTGTTAGAGAAAACTGCAACACATATGCAAGATCCATTCGAAAATAGACCATCTGATATTCCTGTAACATCTATTGCAACAACTATAGATATTAATTTGAAACAATTAATTAACGAGCAAGAACAGGTACCAAGTCCTTACAAACCAAAAGATTTTTATAGTTTATAA
- a CDS encoding DUF2185 domain-containing protein has protein sequence MDEVSEIITKPMGYGLVTDRILVDGQSINYMYREEPDNKQDSGWRFFAGDEDEDYLDNEANIELMNINIIAHYDKSIIPYLEAPHGIAFAKNDQGEFEEEAFDSED, from the coding sequence ATGGATGAAGTGAGTGAAATAATTACAAAACCTATGGGTTATGGATTAGTAACTGACAGAATATTAGTTGATGGACAATCAATTAACTACATGTATCGTGAAGAACCTGACAACAAACAAGACAGTGGATGGCGTTTTTTTGCTGGTGATGAAGATGAAGATTATTTAGACAATGAAGCGAATATCGAGTTAATGAATATCAATATTATTGCTCATTATGATAAAAGCATTATCCCATATTTAGAGGCTCCACACGGAATTGCTTTTGCAAAAAATGACCAAGGAGAATTTGAGGAAGAAGCGTTTGATAGTGAAGATTAA
- a CDS encoding YkvA family protein, with the protein MNKSKFFKVAGAAAMKAQQDKSFFDKVKAFFRMVSAFRKKQYKPELSNLIFGFLSVLYIVSPIDILPEALLGPFGLIDDFGILMFGMKYFDKEVINFLQWESNHKKYEHVEDAKIIR; encoded by the coding sequence ATGAACAAATCTAAGTTTTTTAAAGTAGCAGGTGCTGCTGCGATGAAAGCACAACAAGACAAATCTTTCTTTGATAAAGTAAAAGCTTTTTTCAGAATGGTGTCAGCTTTCAGAAAAAAACAGTACAAACCTGAATTATCAAATCTAATATTTGGATTTCTTTCAGTGTTATACATTGTATCACCAATTGACATTTTGCCAGAAGCATTATTAGGGCCATTTGGATTAATTGATGATTTTGGTATTCTAATGTTCGGAATGAAATATTTTGATAAAGAAGTTATCAATTTCTTGCAATGGGAATCAAATCATAAAAAATATGAGCATGTAGAAGATGCTAAAATCATAAGATAA
- the miaA gene encoding tRNA (adenosine(37)-N6)-dimethylallyltransferase MiaA: MQNLSHTKTLISIVGPTAIGKTNLAIQVAKHFNCEIISCDSRQFYKEMKIGTAVPSDDELAEIKHHFIQNISINGDYSVGDFERDGLAFLQNYFKENDVCVMVGGSGLYEKAITVGFDSFPDVDPKIREDLNKELEEFGIEKLQEELKAADLTYYNEVDIQNKQRVIRALEIIRGTGKPFSSFRNQNTNPRFFNIIKIGLKLPREEMYDRINKRVDIMMNNGLLSEAKNLFHLKELNALQTVGYRELFDYFEGNITKEFAIEEIKKNTRRFAKRQMTWFKKDESVEWFSPFEFDKIIENIEVKKSSI; encoded by the coding sequence ATGCAAAATTTATCACATACAAAAACACTTATCAGTATTGTTGGTCCAACTGCAATTGGGAAAACTAATTTAGCTATTCAGGTTGCGAAACACTTTAATTGCGAGATTATTTCTTGCGATAGTCGACAATTTTATAAAGAAATGAAAATTGGAACAGCAGTACCTTCGGATGATGAATTGGCTGAAATTAAACATCATTTCATACAAAATATTTCAATAAATGGGGATTATTCTGTTGGAGATTTTGAACGCGATGGACTTGCCTTTTTACAAAATTATTTCAAAGAAAATGACGTTTGTGTCATGGTTGGTGGTTCTGGATTATACGAAAAAGCGATTACTGTTGGTTTTGATTCTTTTCCTGATGTAGATCCTAAAATTCGTGAAGATTTAAATAAAGAATTGGAAGAATTTGGTATTGAAAAACTTCAAGAAGAATTAAAAGCGGCAGATTTAACTTATTATAACGAAGTTGATATTCAAAATAAACAACGAGTTATTCGTGCTTTAGAAATAATTAGAGGAACAGGAAAACCATTTTCATCTTTTAGAAATCAAAATACTAATCCGCGATTTTTTAATATTATTAAAATTGGATTAAAATTACCACGAGAAGAAATGTATGACCGAATTAACAAACGAGTTGATATTATGATGAATAACGGTTTGTTGAGTGAAGCTAAAAATTTATTTCATTTAAAAGAATTAAACGCTTTGCAAACTGTGGGTTATCGAGAATTATTCGACTATTTCGAGGGTAATATTACTAAAGAATTCGCAATCGAAGAAATTAAGAAAAATACTCGTCGATTTGCTAAACGTCAAATGACATGGTTTAAAAAAGATGAATCTGTGGAGTGGTTCTCCCCTTTTGAATTTGATAAAATTATTGAAAATATAGAAGTAAAAAAATCGAGCATTTAG
- a CDS encoding isocitrate lyase/PEP mutase family protein, with protein sequence MNKYQEFKKLHYKNEPLLVANVWDVISTNAAEKAGFTVAAASSHPIADMLGHKDGQTMDFEELFYIAKRISSTTPLLVSLDIEAGYTEDLNTLNNYIEKLVDIGVSGINIEDGITNGAARQLADTSILENKIKSIKSHLHSKGKDIFINARIDTYTTKHPEAFNETLNRAQIYEEAGADGIFVPLIEDEHEIRTLLQTVNIALNIFLTPNLNDYNQIKSLGIHRISSGNKTQAKVNEFTNSIFNDLFQTKDFKMLF encoded by the coding sequence ATGAATAAATATCAAGAATTTAAAAAGTTACACTACAAAAATGAACCATTACTTGTTGCAAATGTTTGGGATGTGATAAGTACAAATGCTGCTGAAAAAGCTGGATTTACTGTTGCAGCCGCTTCTAGTCATCCAATTGCTGATATGCTTGGACATAAAGATGGGCAAACGATGGATTTTGAAGAACTTTTTTATATTGCAAAACGTATTTCAAGCACTACTCCACTCCTTGTTTCTTTGGACATTGAAGCTGGTTATACAGAAGATTTAAACACTCTAAACAATTATATCGAAAAACTGGTTGATATTGGTGTTAGCGGTATTAATATAGAAGATGGAATTACTAATGGTGCAGCTCGTCAATTAGCCGATACAAGTATTTTAGAAAACAAAATAAAATCAATCAAATCACATTTGCATTCAAAAGGTAAAGACATTTTTATTAATGCAAGAATTGATACATACACAACAAAACATCCTGAAGCATTTAATGAAACGTTGAATCGTGCACAAATTTATGAAGAAGCTGGAGCCGATGGCATATTTGTACCATTAATCGAAGACGAACACGAAATCAGAACGTTATTACAAACCGTTAATATTGCTTTGAACATATTTTTAACTCCAAATTTAAACGATTACAACCAAATAAAATCTTTAGGAATACATCGTATTAGTAGCGGAAATAAAACACAAGCAAAGGTAAACGAATTTACAAATTCAATTTTTAATGATCTCTTTCAAACTAAAGATTTCAAAATGTTGTTTTAA